In Gemmatimonadota bacterium, a single window of DNA contains:
- a CDS encoding peptidylprolyl isomerase encodes MLIIETTLGTIKCELYPDMTPTTVEIISSLAEGTREWIHPVTGETMSGTPYYDGVIFHRVIPNFMIQTGDPAGTGNGSPGFVFDDELREELRFDQPGRLAMAHRGPNTNGGQIFITVAPTPHLDMVHTIFGQVVEGQEVADAISEVPTNQSRPIEEVSIVKVTVVRGEGE; translated from the coding sequence ATGTTGATCATCGAAACCACCCTGGGCACCATCAAATGCGAATTGTACCCCGACATGACGCCCACCACCGTGGAGATTATCTCGAGCCTGGCCGAAGGCACGCGGGAGTGGATCCACCCGGTAACCGGCGAGACCATGTCCGGCACGCCTTACTATGACGGCGTGATCTTTCACCGGGTCATTCCGAACTTCATGATCCAGACCGGCGATCCGGCCGGCACCGGCAATGGCAGCCCGGGATTCGTGTTCGATGACGAGTTGCGCGAGGAACTGCGTTTCGACCAGCCCGGCCGTCTGGCCATGGCGCATCGCGGCCCCAACACCAACGGCGGTCAGATCTTCATCACGGTAGCGCCTACGCCCCATCTCGACATGGTGCACACCATCTTCGGCCAGGTCGTGGAGGGACAGGAAGTGGCTGACGCCATTTCGGAGGTGCCCACGAACCAGTCGCGGCCTATTGAAGAGGTTAGCATCGTCAAAGTGACCGTGGTCAGAGGGGAGGGCGAGTAA
- a CDS encoding radical SAM protein: MFGQSQAETLARERGTIYKKPGGKAVRIALVYPNTYYLGMSNLGFQTIYRHLNERDDVVCERAFLPEPSGLEALSRSRKPLVTLESGLPLGSCDIVAFSVSFENDYPNLVRILELARVPVLAASRTRFDPIVLIGGAITYINPEPVADFADVMVIGDGEEAAYAYIDRYLADQGLDRERHLAHTMSLAGMYVPSLQTASPGERERMEAGMASDAGCDDSDAGCDAPAAEAESAPVGRIAKQQVRDFEDYPAHSAVLTPDTEFGDMLLIEISRGCPRRCRFCAVSYVYPKFRALKPDTILDVIRSKNASLARDGKEGLKAVGLVSSAMCDYPHLDELCAGLEETGLRVGVSSVRVDLVPDSLLRLMLKTGLRTMTIAPEAGSERLRKTINKPISSEEILTGARRILDKGIKHLKVYYMVGLPTETDADIEELIEMTRRLAELQRECGEPGGRLRLSINPFVPKALTPFQWSPMASPKEVRRKLNRIQKALRGTAGVDVKHESLKSAYFEAILSRGGRELSGFVMETARLDGDWKRAAAELGMDTSQYLGDMADLQSLPWDFISTEKENHRLQWEYRKSHRLPYRKRQSAPSAGRPDAGHTAV; the protein is encoded by the coding sequence ATGTTCGGACAATCCCAGGCGGAGACCCTCGCCCGCGAACGGGGGACCATATACAAGAAACCGGGCGGTAAGGCCGTTCGAATCGCCCTGGTGTATCCCAATACCTACTACCTGGGCATGTCGAACCTGGGTTTCCAGACCATCTACCGTCACCTCAACGAACGCGACGATGTCGTCTGCGAACGGGCCTTTCTCCCGGAACCTTCCGGCCTTGAAGCCCTGTCCAGGTCCCGCAAGCCGCTGGTTACGCTCGAATCCGGGCTGCCGCTCGGTTCGTGCGACATCGTGGCCTTCTCCGTATCCTTCGAAAACGACTATCCCAACCTGGTCCGCATCCTGGAACTCGCCCGCGTGCCGGTGCTCGCGGCAAGCCGGACGCGCTTCGATCCGATCGTGCTGATCGGAGGCGCGATCACCTACATCAACCCGGAGCCCGTGGCGGATTTCGCCGACGTGATGGTCATAGGCGACGGCGAAGAGGCGGCTTACGCCTACATCGACCGCTACCTCGCGGACCAGGGACTGGACCGGGAACGCCATCTCGCCCATACCATGTCGCTGGCGGGCATGTATGTGCCGTCCCTGCAGACCGCTTCCCCGGGTGAACGGGAGAGGATGGAGGCCGGGATGGCCTCGGATGCCGGATGCGATGACTCGGATGCCGGATGCGATGCCCCGGCGGCCGAAGCGGAAAGCGCGCCCGTAGGACGGATCGCCAAGCAGCAGGTGCGCGACTTCGAGGACTATCCCGCCCATTCCGCCGTCCTCACGCCCGACACCGAGTTCGGCGACATGCTGCTCATCGAGATCTCCCGGGGGTGTCCCCGCCGGTGCCGTTTCTGCGCCGTGAGTTACGTCTATCCGAAGTTCCGCGCCCTGAAGCCGGATACCATACTCGATGTCATCCGGTCGAAGAACGCGTCCCTGGCGCGCGACGGCAAGGAGGGGCTGAAAGCCGTGGGCCTGGTCAGCTCGGCCATGTGCGACTATCCCCACCTCGACGAACTCTGTGCGGGCCTGGAAGAAACCGGTCTCCGCGTGGGCGTTTCTTCGGTTCGGGTCGACCTGGTCCCGGACAGCCTGCTGAGGCTGATGCTGAAGACGGGGCTGCGCACCATGACCATCGCGCCGGAGGCCGGGTCGGAAAGGCTTCGCAAGACGATCAACAAGCCCATATCCTCGGAGGAAATCCTGACCGGCGCCCGGAGGATACTTGATAAGGGCATCAAGCACCTCAAGGTGTACTACATGGTCGGTTTGCCGACGGAGACCGACGCAGACATCGAGGAACTCATCGAGATGACGCGCCGGCTTGCCGAACTGCAGCGGGAGTGCGGGGAACCGGGCGGACGGCTGCGGCTGAGCATAAATCCCTTCGTGCCGAAAGCGTTGACGCCCTTCCAGTGGAGTCCCATGGCGTCTCCCAAGGAGGTCAGGCGCAAGTTGAATCGCATTCAGAAGGCCCTGCGCGGCACGGCAGGGGTGGACGTCAAGCACGAGAGCCTGAAGTCCGCCTATTTCGAGGCCATCCTGTCTCGAGGCGGCCGGGAACTGAGCGGATTCGTGATGGAAACCGCGCGGCTGGACGGAGACTGGAAACGCGCCGCGGCGGAACTGGGGATGGATACCTCGCAGTATCTCGGGGACATGGCGGATCTGCAGTCGCTTCCCTGGGATTTCATTTCGACGGAGAAGGAAAACCACCGGCTCCAGTGGGAGTACCGGAAGAGTCACCGACTGCCATACCGCAAACGGCAGTCCGCGCCCAGCGCCGGCCGGCCGGATGCGGGGCATACCGCGGTCTGA
- a CDS encoding DUF4835 family protein: MGGIVLEVAHLLLGDPSYGRAFRFGRRGIASGIRVIASGIRGHPGLHPLPFTRGSGLQGRHIHARQRHGMGEMAFPVQSLVREVAVDVGVSRLFAVAYDHHVGEIRHGLRVDVGDRASDQHDRIEARPACREHRHAGEFQDADQVGIVVFEGYGEGHDVARTERQPGFERNQRLAGPGQGFKAGRFREKGPFADDIVAFVEVTVDGLETQVRHAQVVGIGIHQGDSNGLTARFLVYGPPFAGEGLRLGLSEHAPFRNADRPWPRLPGRTGPIVRVTIRYGPPKYSPETRVSRLAPGQPPRLWRCGIGLTRRVPAVSFPTNDGCCGTPYTGSLRMDVMNHRKTRKRLWIPAGVLALCLLAIPPQDARGQQVRADVMAHLEALPVLHREQMADFGLTLADYIEEWDWLEEDLPEPVHVGIEAILAFMGSAVKTQYGSRLTVYSGTDLKYLDRWWFFEYEREDYLQHDDQQFNALTWLIDYYVHIMIGHALDKYTEFGGQRHFQRANAIALDGRFSREFQRGWDERLDLIDGILAEDYKPCRLIRNRYYRGLAAQKDNKLVEARTLCREAVDLMAEIHEKNPRDKWLSEFLNAHYLQLADVFSAESPTEVPDAESSREAYDMLIKIDPEHRATYEEHAEQVGR; this comes from the coding sequence ATGGGCGGGATAGTCCTCGAAGTCGCGCACCTGCTGCTTGGCGATCCGTCCTACGGGCGCGCTTTCCGCTTCGGCCGCCGGGGCATCGCATCCGGCATCCGAGTCATCGCATCCGGCATCCGAGGCCATCCCGGCCTCCATCCTCTCCCGTTCACCCGGGGAAGCGGTCTGCAGGGACGGCACATACATGCCCGCCAGCGACATGGTATGGGCGAGATGGCGTTCCCGGTCCAGTCCCTGGTCCGCGAGGTAGCGGTCGATGTAGGCGTAAGCCGCCTCTTCGCCGTCGCCTATGACCATCACGTCGGCGAAATCCGCCACGGGCTCCGGGTTGATGTAGGTGATCGCGCCTCCGATCAGCACGATCGGATCGAAGCGCGTCCGGCTTGCCGCGAGCACCGGCACGCGGGCGAGTTCCAGGATGCGGACCAGGTTGGGATAGTCGTTTTCGAAGGATACGGAGAAGGCCACGATGTCGCACGAACCGAGCGGCAGCCCGGATTCGAGCGTAACCAGCGGCTTGCGGGACCTGGACAGGGCTTCAAGGCCGGAAGGTTCCGGGAGAAAGGCCCGTTCGCAGACGACATCGTCGCGTTCGTTGAGGTGACGGTAGATGGTCTGGAAACCCAGGTTCGACATGCCCAGGTAGTAGGTATTGGGATACACCAGGGCGATTCGAACGGCCTTACCGCCCGGTTTCTTGTATATGGTCCCCCGTTCGCGGGCGAGGGTCTCCGCCTGGGATTGTCCGAACATGCACCCTTCCGAAACGCTGATCGGCCGTGGCCGCGCTTGCCGGGCCGCACCGGACCGATCGTCCGTGTCACCATTCGCTATGGACCGCCAAAATACAGTCCCGAGACCCGGGTGTCAAGGCTCGCACCAGGGCAGCCACCGCGGCTGTGGCGGTGCGGGATAGGCTTGACACGCCGCGTTCCCGCGGTTAGTTTTCCGACAAACGACGGCTGTTGCGGTACCCCGTATACCGGGAGCCTGCGCATGGATGTGATGAACCACCGAAAGACCCGGAAAAGACTGTGGATACCGGCCGGCGTTCTGGCGCTCTGCCTGCTGGCGATACCACCGCAGGACGCCCGCGGGCAACAGGTGAGAGCCGACGTCATGGCGCACCTGGAAGCCCTGCCCGTCCTGCACCGCGAGCAGATGGCGGACTTCGGCCTAACGCTCGCCGACTACATCGAAGAATGGGACTGGCTGGAAGAGGACCTGCCCGAGCCGGTACACGTGGGTATCGAAGCCATTCTGGCCTTCATGGGCAGCGCGGTAAAGACCCAGTACGGCTCGCGCCTGACCGTGTACAGCGGAACGGACCTGAAGTACCTGGACCGGTGGTGGTTTTTTGAGTACGAACGGGAAGACTATCTGCAACATGACGACCAGCAGTTCAACGCCTTGACGTGGCTGATCGACTACTACGTGCACATCATGATCGGACACGCGCTGGACAAGTACACGGAGTTCGGCGGACAGCGCCATTTCCAGCGGGCTAATGCCATCGCGCTGGACGGCCGGTTCAGCCGCGAATTCCAGCGGGGGTGGGACGAACGGCTGGACCTGATCGACGGGATCCTGGCCGAAGACTACAAGCCCTGCCGCCTGATCCGGAACCGGTACTACCGGGGGCTGGCGGCACAAAAGGACAACAAGCTGGTGGAGGCCCGCACCCTCTGCCGCGAGGCCGTGGATTTAATGGCGGAAATCCACGAGAAGAACCCGAGAGACAAGTGGCTGAGTGAGTTCCTGAACGCCCACTACCTGCAGCTGGCGGATGTTTTCAGCGCGGAATCACCCACCGAAGTGCCCGATGCGGAATCTTCCAGGGAAGCCTACGACATGCTCATCAAGATCGATCCCGAGCACCGGGCGACCTACGAAGAGCATGCGGAGCAGGTGGGCAGATGA
- a CDS encoding carbohydrate ABC transporter permease, which produces MIRMHPLRRGVQFTGMCAFFVFAVFPVYWMVVTSLTPAQDLFVWPLRYFPAAPTLEHYASVFLRTDIPRFFTNSLTVASLASACTLTVSVLGGYALARYRFRGRQVTLLVFLATQMMPVVVLIVPLFIILRVLGLLDTLYSLMIVYTVLNIPFCTLMMQGFFAGVPSELEEAAMVDGCNRMGAILRVAVPLARPGLIATFLFAFIGAWNELLFAVMFLNSESTFTLPVGLYNFISKYDVHWGRMMAGATLALLPALAVFAFVQRYMVRGLALGAVKG; this is translated from the coding sequence ATGATCCGTATGCATCCATTGCGCCGAGGGGTTCAATTCACCGGAATGTGCGCGTTCTTCGTCTTCGCCGTTTTTCCCGTGTACTGGATGGTGGTTACTTCCCTTACGCCGGCGCAGGACCTCTTTGTATGGCCCCTGCGGTATTTCCCGGCGGCGCCGACGCTGGAACACTACGCCTCGGTCTTCCTGCGCACCGACATCCCCCGGTTCTTCACCAACAGCCTCACGGTCGCCAGTCTGGCTTCGGCCTGCACGCTGACCGTGTCCGTGCTGGGGGGTTACGCCCTGGCGCGCTACCGGTTCCGGGGACGCCAGGTCACCCTCCTGGTCTTCCTGGCAACCCAGATGATGCCCGTGGTGGTGCTCATCGTCCCGCTCTTCATTATCTTACGGGTACTCGGCCTGCTCGACACGCTCTACAGCCTGATGATCGTATATACCGTGCTGAACATCCCCTTCTGCACGCTCATGATGCAGGGCTTCTTCGCGGGCGTCCCGTCGGAACTCGAAGAGGCCGCTATGGTGGACGGGTGCAACCGCATGGGGGCGATCCTGCGCGTGGCCGTGCCGCTGGCCCGTCCCGGGCTGATCGCCACCTTTCTCTTCGCCTTCATCGGCGCCTGGAACGAACTGCTCTTTGCGGTGATGTTCCTGAACTCGGAATCCACCTTCACCCTGCCCGTGGGCCTGTACAACTTCATCAGCAAGTACGACGTTCACTGGGGCCGCATGATGGCCGGCGCCACGCTGGCGCTGCTTCCGGCGCTGGCCGTGTTCGCCTTCGTGCAGCGGTACATGGTCAGGGGATTGGCCCTGGGGGCGGTGAAGGGATAA
- a CDS encoding sugar ABC transporter permease: protein MKKADPYLLLAPAYLLIAGFLFYPMATVFLLSLQEYQLMDPLNTPFVGLDQYAFMLGDEYFWRSLWNSVVWVVVSLFFQFLLGFCLALLLNSARFRARGIFQAVVFAPWAVSGFLIAIIWAWLLNGEFGLVNDLLIRVGLLDQKVGFLSREETALLSCVLANIWFGVTFFAVMLFAALQAIPPSLYEAADMDGATAWQSFWRVTAPMVKPAIVITILLRAIWVFNWADLIWVMTGGGPAGASRTLALYVFQKAFLGLDFGYSAALGVALTVISLVFTAVFLRVTRFYGDEAAI from the coding sequence ATGAAAAAGGCCGATCCCTACCTGCTCCTGGCGCCGGCTTACCTGCTCATCGCGGGATTCCTGTTCTACCCCATGGCCACGGTGTTCCTGTTGTCTTTGCAGGAATACCAGCTCATGGATCCCCTCAATACGCCCTTCGTCGGACTGGACCAGTACGCCTTCATGCTCGGGGACGAGTATTTCTGGCGGAGCCTGTGGAACTCCGTGGTATGGGTGGTCGTTTCGCTGTTCTTCCAGTTCCTGCTCGGCTTCTGCCTGGCGCTGCTGCTCAACAGCGCGCGGTTCAGGGCCCGGGGGATCTTCCAGGCCGTCGTCTTCGCGCCGTGGGCGGTATCGGGCTTCCTGATCGCCATCATCTGGGCCTGGCTCCTGAACGGGGAATTCGGGCTGGTCAACGACCTGCTCATCCGGGTCGGCCTGCTGGATCAGAAGGTGGGGTTCCTGTCCCGCGAGGAGACGGCGCTCCTCTCCTGCGTACTGGCCAACATCTGGTTCGGGGTCACCTTCTTCGCCGTCATGCTCTTCGCCGCGCTCCAGGCCATCCCTCCGAGCCTGTACGAAGCGGCCGACATGGACGGCGCCACGGCCTGGCAGTCCTTCTGGCGCGTCACCGCGCCCATGGTGAAACCGGCCATCGTCATCACCATTCTGCTCCGGGCGATCTGGGTCTTCAACTGGGCGGACCTGATCTGGGTCATGACCGGGGGCGGTCCGGCCGGGGCTTCCCGCACCCTGGCGCTCTACGTGTTCCAGAAGGCCTTCCTGGGCCTGGATTTCGGGTATTCGGCCGCCCTGGGCGTGGCGCTGACCGTGATCTCCCTGGTGTTCACCGCCGTGTTCCTCCGCGTCACCCGGTTCTACGGCGACGAGGCCGCCATTTGA